From one Bacteroidota bacterium genomic stretch:
- the kbl gene encoding glycine C-acetyltransferase, which yields MYKTLQPLLQAELSEIENAGLYKRERIITSPQAASIKVSTGAEVLNFCANNYLGLSSHPKVLAAAKNAIDSHGFGLSSVRFICGTQDIHKTLEAKLSEFLGTEDTILYAAAFDANGGVFEPLFNEQDAIISDALNHASIIDGVRLCKAERHRYEHNNMADLETKLQETKHCRNRIIVTDSVFSMDGTIAQLDKIVELADKYEALIMIDECHSSGFMGKTGRGTHEHCGVMGKIDIITGTLGKALGGASGGFTSGRKEIIDMLRQRSRPYLFSNTLAPSIVGASISVLDMLTETTTLRDKLWENTKYFRSKIVEAGFDVKPGEHAIVPVMLYDAKLSQDFASKLLEEGIYVIGFYYPVVAKGQARIRVQISAGHEREHLDKAIAAFTKVGKELGVIK from the coding sequence ATGTATAAAACATTACAACCCTTGTTGCAAGCCGAATTAAGCGAAATTGAAAACGCTGGTCTTTATAAACGCGAACGTATTATTACAAGCCCACAAGCCGCATCTATAAAAGTAAGTACAGGAGCAGAAGTATTAAATTTTTGTGCAAATAATTATTTAGGCTTATCAAGCCATCCAAAAGTATTAGCAGCAGCAAAAAACGCTATTGATAGCCATGGTTTTGGTTTAAGCAGTGTCCGTTTTATATGCGGGACACAGGATATTCATAAAACATTAGAAGCTAAACTTTCAGAATTTTTAGGTACAGAAGATACCATTTTATATGCAGCCGCTTTTGATGCCAATGGCGGTGTTTTTGAACCTTTGTTTAACGAACAAGATGCTATTATCAGTGATGCTTTAAACCATGCAAGTATTATTGATGGCGTGCGTTTATGCAAAGCAGAACGCCACCGTTACGAGCATAACAACATGGCTGACTTAGAGACCAAACTACAAGAAACCAAACATTGCCGCAACAGAATTATTGTTACCGATAGCGTTTTCAGTATGGATGGAACCATTGCACAACTAGACAAAATTGTAGAATTGGCAGATAAATACGAAGCCCTGATTATGATTGATGAATGTCATTCAAGCGGCTTTATGGGTAAAACAGGAAGAGGAACTCATGAGCATTGCGGAGTAATGGGTAAAATAGATATTATTACCGGTACGTTAGGAAAAGCTTTAGGTGGTGCCAGTGGCGGTTTTACAAGCGGCCGTAAAGAAATTATTGATATGTTACGCCAACGTTCACGCCCTTATTTATTCAGCAATACATTAGCACCAAGTATAGTAGGTGCAAGTATTAGTGTGCTTGATATGTTAACTGAAACTACTACCCTGCGCGATAAATTGTGGGAGAACACCAAATATTTCAGAAGCAAAATAGTAGAAGCAGGCTTTGATGTAAAACCTGGCGAGCATGCTATTGTACCCGTTATGTTATATGATGCTAAATTATCCCAAGACTTTGCTTCAAAATTATTAGAAGAAGGTATTTATGTAATAGGTTTCTATTATCCGGTAGTGGCTAAAGGGCAAGCCCGTATAAGAGTGCAGATATCAGCCGGACACGAAAGAGAACATTTAGATAAAGCCATAGCAGCCTTTACCAAAGTAGGCAAAGAACTAGGCGTTATTAAATAG
- a CDS encoding LUD domain-containing protein — MGSEQSFHQGVKKSLQNKELQNRTQNASVKHQLAMKSALGQFADLELARKRAAYIKWRVNENLDKYLVDFEGSLMRKGGKVIWADSAATALNEIEQIIKRNNAKSIVKSKSSICNEIGLNEFVRAKGYKLHETDLGDFIVDGFNEKPFHTILPAMHKSKEEINNLLNQTISSSLDIEPEQMTSDVREHLREKYYKADIGITGANFLIADSGMACITENEGNVRLCSTFVKTHIIIAGIDKIIPTLGDVDLFFSLLASYGTGQYLTAYNTIVGPKNNDEFDGPNEFIVVLVDNGRSNILAAQDQREALSCIKCGACHFVCPIFKNIGGHAYESNYTGPIGMVTEPLAQGLSENRHLAEASTSCGKCNDVCPVNIDISNHIIRNRRDVVNLGKESAGNKLAWYTWTKAMLSRKNLNKSTTLKNFTFKQLYKSEWGNEREFPKIEDKSFNQLWREKFGGA; from the coding sequence ATGGGCTCAGAACAATCATTTCATCAAGGTGTAAAAAAATCCTTGCAAAACAAGGAACTGCAAAACCGAACGCAAAATGCTTCGGTAAAGCACCAGCTTGCTATGAAAAGTGCTTTGGGTCAGTTTGCTGATTTGGAGTTGGCACGTAAACGGGCTGCTTATATTAAATGGCGTGTGAACGAAAATTTAGATAAGTACCTGGTTGACTTTGAAGGTAGCTTAATGCGCAAAGGAGGCAAAGTTATTTGGGCTGATTCTGCTGCTACTGCCCTGAATGAAATTGAGCAAATTATTAAGCGTAACAATGCTAAAAGCATTGTAAAATCCAAATCATCTATTTGCAATGAAATTGGGCTTAATGAATTTGTAAGGGCTAAAGGATATAAATTACACGAAACGGATTTAGGCGATTTTATAGTTGATGGTTTTAACGAAAAACCTTTTCATACTATACTTCCTGCTATGCATAAAAGCAAAGAGGAAATTAATAATTTACTGAATCAGACCATTAGTTCTTCGCTTGATATTGAGCCTGAGCAAATGACCAGTGATGTGCGTGAACACTTACGCGAAAAGTATTATAAAGCTGATATTGGTATAACCGGGGCTAATTTTTTAATAGCTGATAGTGGCATGGCTTGCATTACGGAAAACGAAGGTAATGTAAGGCTTTGTAGCACGTTTGTTAAAACGCATATTATTATAGCTGGCATTGATAAAATTATTCCTACGCTGGGCGATGTTGATTTGTTTTTTTCGCTATTAGCCAGTTATGGAACGGGTCAATATTTAACAGCATACAATACTATAGTTGGTCCTAAAAATAACGATGAGTTTGATGGCCCCAATGAATTTATTGTTGTACTGGTTGATAATGGCAGGAGTAATATTTTAGCTGCACAGGATCAGCGCGAGGCCTTAAGTTGTATAAAGTGTGGCGCCTGTCATTTTGTATGCCCTATATTTAAAAATATTGGAGGGCATGCTTACGAAAGTAATTATACAGGCCCTATTGGTATGGTAACTGAACCTTTGGCGCAAGGCTTAAGTGAAAACAGGCATTTAGCGGAGGCAAGCACAAGTTGCGGAAAGTGTAATGATGTTTGCCCTGTTAATATTGATATCAGTAACCATATTATCAGAAACAGGCGCGATGTTGTTAATTTAGGCAAAGAATCAGCCGGTAATAAACTGGCTTGGTATACTTGGACTAAAGCCATGTTGAGTCGCAAAAATTTAAATAAATCTACTACGCTTAAAAACTTTACTTTTAAGCAACTATATAAATCGGAGTGGGGTAATGAACGTGAGTTTCCTAAAATAGAGGATAAGTCGTTTAACCAATTATGGCGTGAAAAATTTGGTGGTGCTTAA
- the rodA gene encoding rod shape-determining protein RodA — protein MTQQQPKPASIDWICLVLYFVFVFAGLLCIYASVYKDTNPLIYDMSQNYGRQLLWIGISSFVGLLILLVDEKLFYAFAYGFFGLSILLLLATFAVGTEIKGSSSWIRIGGFQLQPAEFAKFGTALALAKYLSGYNIDFDKWQTKVVAIGIIVLPMIIILLQNETGSALVFGSFFLVLYREGLPGWILVIGVLMAVLSILALLFPPIYIIIGLVVIGVAFLLLVKRTMLLIYLCAGILIFASAYVSVVNYAFENILQAHQKTRINVLLGKEVDLKGAGYNVQQSKIAIGSGGFLGKGFLEGTQNKFRFVPEQSTDFIFCTIGEEYGFVGSLVFIILYMLLLWRLLVMAERQRSKFNRIYGYSVAAILFFHFFVNVGMTLGLMPVIGIPLPFFSYGGSALLSFTILLFIFIRLDANRVNELRGAFE, from the coding sequence ATGACTCAACAGCAACCAAAACCGGCAAGCATTGATTGGATTTGTTTAGTCCTATATTTTGTATTTGTATTTGCAGGCTTATTGTGCATTTATGCTTCCGTGTATAAAGACACAAATCCCCTTATTTATGATATGAGCCAAAACTATGGCAGACAATTATTATGGATAGGTATTTCATCATTTGTAGGGCTTCTTATTTTACTGGTGGATGAAAAACTCTTTTATGCTTTTGCTTATGGTTTCTTTGGTTTATCAATATTACTACTCTTAGCCACCTTTGCCGTTGGAACCGAAATTAAAGGTTCAAGCAGTTGGATTAGAATTGGAGGATTTCAATTACAACCAGCCGAGTTCGCCAAATTTGGTACTGCCCTGGCTTTAGCTAAATACCTAAGTGGTTATAATATAGATTTCGATAAATGGCAAACCAAAGTAGTGGCCATTGGTATTATTGTATTGCCCATGATTATTATCCTGTTACAAAACGAAACAGGTTCAGCATTGGTATTCGGTTCGTTCTTTTTAGTATTGTATCGCGAAGGTTTACCGGGTTGGATATTAGTAATTGGCGTATTAATGGCTGTGTTAAGCATATTGGCTTTATTGTTTCCTCCCATATACATTATTATTGGCTTAGTAGTTATTGGTGTTGCATTCCTGTTATTAGTAAAACGTACCATGCTACTGATATACCTATGTGCAGGGATTCTCATTTTTGCAAGTGCCTACGTAAGCGTGGTGAATTATGCATTCGAAAATATTTTACAGGCACATCAAAAAACACGTATCAATGTGCTTTTAGGTAAAGAAGTAGACTTAAAAGGTGCCGGCTATAATGTTCAACAATCAAAAATAGCCATTGGCTCAGGAGGGTTTTTAGGCAAAGGATTTTTAGAAGGCACGCAAAACAAATTCCGATTTGTGCCGGAACAAAGTACCGATTTTATATTCTGTACCATTGGCGAAGAATACGGCTTTGTAGGTTCACTTGTATTTATAATACTATACATGCTTTTACTATGGCGTTTATTGGTAATGGCCGAACGCCAACGAAGCAAATTCAATAGAATTTATGGCTATAGTGTAGCGGCTATTTTATTCTTCCATTTTTTTGTAAACGTAGGCATGACATTAGGTTTAATGCCTGTTATTGGTATTCCACTTCCATTCTTTAGTTATGGAGGTTCGGCCTTGTTAAGTTTTACTATTTTGTTATTTATTTTTATCCGTTTAGATGCAAATAGAGTAAATGAATTACGGGGAGCGTTTGAATAA